A single genomic interval of Streptomyces sp. BA2 harbors:
- the pdxR gene encoding MocR-like pyridoxine biosynthesis transcription factor PdxR produces MEESWATLGVDLHLETGGEATHSGVRKGLTDALREAVRGGRLAPGTRLPSSRSLAVDLGIARNTVADAYADLVAEGWLTARQGSGTRVAERAVPRPAAPAPRRRAAGSPTYDLMPGTPDLSSFPRAAWLKAARRAMAAAPNDALGYGDPRGRIELRTALADYLSRARGVHTDPDRIVICAGFAQGLSVLGGVLRARGLREVTVESYGLDVHWNLLKRAGLRTRPLPFDELGTCTAELGKGSAKVALLTPAHQFPTGVPLHPDRRAAAVDWARRAGGLILEDDYDGEFRYDRQPVGALQGLDPDRVVYLGTASKSLAPGLRLGWMVLPAPVAAEVVEAKGAEWACGALDQLTLAEFITSGAYDRHVRGARLRYRRRRDQLVAALAARAPEVRATGIAAGLHAVLELPPGTERSVVQAASWQRLAVQGLGSFRHPAAGPPERDALVVGYGTPADHGWAGALEALCRVLP; encoded by the coding sequence ATGGAAGAATCCTGGGCCACTTTGGGCGTCGACCTCCACCTGGAGACCGGGGGAGAGGCCACGCACTCCGGCGTACGCAAGGGCCTCACGGACGCCCTGCGCGAGGCGGTACGCGGCGGCAGGCTCGCCCCCGGCACCCGCCTCCCCTCGTCCCGTTCCCTCGCCGTCGACCTGGGCATCGCCCGCAACACCGTCGCCGACGCGTACGCGGACCTCGTCGCCGAGGGCTGGCTCACCGCACGCCAGGGCTCGGGCACCCGCGTCGCAGAACGCGCCGTGCCGCGCCCCGCCGCACCCGCACCGCGCCGCAGGGCCGCCGGCAGCCCGACGTACGACCTGATGCCGGGCACCCCCGACCTCTCCTCGTTCCCGCGCGCCGCCTGGCTCAAGGCCGCGCGACGGGCCATGGCGGCCGCCCCGAACGACGCGCTCGGCTATGGCGACCCGCGCGGCCGCATCGAGCTGCGCACCGCCCTCGCCGACTATCTCTCCCGTGCGCGCGGCGTGCACACGGACCCGGACCGCATCGTCATCTGCGCCGGGTTCGCACAGGGCCTGAGCGTGCTCGGAGGTGTGCTGCGGGCGCGCGGTCTGCGGGAGGTGACGGTCGAGTCGTACGGCCTGGATGTGCACTGGAACCTGCTGAAGCGGGCGGGGCTGCGGACGAGGCCGCTGCCCTTCGACGAACTGGGCACCTGCACCGCCGAGTTGGGGAAGGGCTCGGCGAAGGTCGCGCTCCTGACGCCCGCCCATCAGTTCCCGACGGGGGTACCGCTGCACCCCGACCGGCGCGCGGCCGCCGTCGACTGGGCGCGGCGCGCGGGGGGTCTGATCCTGGAGGACGACTACGACGGGGAGTTCCGCTACGACCGGCAGCCGGTGGGCGCGCTCCAGGGCCTGGACCCCGACCGCGTGGTCTACCTCGGCACGGCGAGCAAGTCCCTCGCCCCCGGTCTCCGGCTCGGCTGGATGGTCCTTCCGGCGCCGGTCGCCGCGGAGGTCGTCGAGGCGAAGGGCGCGGAATGGGCCTGCGGGGCGCTGGATCAGCTGACGCTCGCGGAGTTCATCACGTCGGGTGCGTACGACCGCCATGTGCGGGGCGCGCGGCTGCGCTACCGCCGCCGACGGGACCAACTGGTCGCCGCGCTCGCCGCACGGGCACCGGAGGTGCGGGCCACGGGGATCGCCGCGGGGCTGCACGCGGTGCTCGAACTGCCGCCGGGTACGGAGCGCTCGGTGGTACAGGCGGCAAGCTGGCAACGCCTTGCCGTGCAGGGCCTTGGGAGCTTCCGCCACCCCGCCGCAGGGCCCCCGGAGCGGGACGCGCTGGTGGTGGGGTACGGGACCCCGGCGGATCACGGGTGGGCGGGGGCGCTGGAGGCGTTGTGCAGGGTGCTGCCGTAG
- a CDS encoding glutathionylspermidine synthase family protein, which translates to MERHTITPRPGWQQTVEDQGLIYPLTRYPDDSLRPYWDESAYYEFTLPEVEALEEVVEELHAMCLAAAEHIVTHGRLADLGITDPRVADAVTEAWHRRAELPSLYGRFDLHYDGTSGPAKMLEYNADTPTSLVEAASPQWFWMEERFPGADQWNSLHERLVDAWKKQAALLPPGGPLYFAHSAGDELGEDLMTVAYLRETAQQAGLDTEAISMEDIGWDRLSRRFVDKKLGFIRSCFKLYPWEWLTTDRFAPHVLETLDNGGGTGSTLWIEPAWKMLLSNKALLAVLWELYPGHPNLLPAYLDGPRELASGPGYVAKPLLGREGAGVTIHPPGAEPLVHDLVREEACCYQELAPLPEFDGNRVVLGAWVVEDEAAGLGIRESAGLITDEYARFLPHVIL; encoded by the coding sequence ATGGAACGTCACACCATCACCCCCCGCCCCGGCTGGCAGCAGACTGTCGAGGACCAGGGGCTCATCTACCCCCTGACCCGCTACCCCGACGACTCGCTCCGCCCGTACTGGGACGAGTCCGCGTACTACGAGTTCACGCTCCCCGAGGTCGAGGCCCTGGAGGAGGTCGTCGAGGAGCTGCACGCGATGTGCCTCGCCGCGGCCGAGCACATCGTCACGCACGGCCGCCTCGCCGACCTCGGCATCACGGACCCCCGAGTGGCCGACGCGGTCACCGAGGCCTGGCACCGGCGCGCCGAACTTCCGTCCCTCTACGGTCGGTTCGACCTGCACTACGACGGTACGAGCGGCCCGGCGAAGATGCTGGAGTACAACGCCGACACCCCCACCTCCCTGGTCGAGGCCGCCAGCCCCCAGTGGTTCTGGATGGAGGAGCGCTTCCCGGGCGCCGACCAGTGGAACTCCCTCCACGAGCGCCTCGTCGACGCCTGGAAGAAGCAGGCCGCCCTGCTTCCGCCCGGCGGCCCCCTGTACTTCGCGCACTCGGCGGGGGACGAACTCGGCGAAGATCTGATGACGGTCGCGTATCTGCGCGAGACCGCGCAGCAGGCCGGGCTCGACACCGAGGCGATCTCCATGGAGGACATCGGCTGGGACCGGCTCTCGCGGCGCTTCGTCGACAAGAAGCTCGGCTTCATCCGCAGCTGCTTCAAGCTCTACCCGTGGGAGTGGCTGACCACCGACCGCTTCGCCCCGCACGTTCTGGAGACCCTCGACAACGGCGGCGGAACCGGCTCCACCCTGTGGATCGAGCCAGCGTGGAAAATGCTCCTCTCCAACAAGGCGCTGCTCGCGGTGCTTTGGGAGCTGTACCCCGGCCACCCCAACCTCCTCCCCGCCTACCTGGACGGCCCCCGGGAGCTGGCCTCCGGCCCTGGCTACGTCGCCAAGCCCCTCCTCGGCCGCGAAGGCGCCGGAGTCACGATCCACCCGCCGGGCGCCGAACCCCTCGTACACGACCTCGTACGCGAAGAGGCGTGCTGCTACCAGGAGTTGGCGCCGCTGCCCGAATTCGACGGCAACCGTGTGGTGCTCGGTGCGTGGGTCGTGGAGGACGAGGCGGCGGGGCTCGGCATCCGGGAGTCGGCGGGTCTGATCACGGACGAGTACGCGAGGTTCCTGCCGCACGTCATTCTCTGA
- a CDS encoding SAM-dependent methyltransferase, whose amino-acid sequence MADSRINTTQPHTARIWNYWLGGKDNYPVDQAAGDQIRALHPGIGAYALADRQFLGRAVSHLVTECGIRQFLDIGTGLPTADNTHEVAQRIAPESRVVYVDNDPLVLTHARALLTSSPEGRTDYLDEDLRNVETILEHAAKTLDFDQPVGLILLGVVIFIDDDSEAYGIVRRLLDALPAGSHLVLSHTITSPEMPDVDEAVAFWNENGTPKLTQRTPEQVAGFFEGLEVLAPGVVSCNRWPAEEAPAGAGVEDVAMFGGVGVKR is encoded by the coding sequence ATGGCCGACAGCAGGATCAACACGACGCAGCCTCACACGGCCCGGATCTGGAACTACTGGCTCGGCGGCAAGGACAACTACCCCGTCGACCAGGCCGCCGGGGACCAGATCCGCGCGCTGCACCCCGGTATCGGTGCGTACGCGCTCGCCGACCGGCAGTTCCTCGGCCGCGCCGTGAGTCACCTGGTGACCGAGTGCGGCATCCGGCAGTTCCTCGACATCGGCACCGGCCTTCCGACCGCCGACAACACCCACGAGGTCGCCCAGCGGATCGCCCCCGAGTCGCGTGTCGTCTACGTGGACAACGACCCGCTGGTCCTCACCCACGCGCGCGCCCTGCTCACCAGCAGCCCGGAAGGCAGGACCGACTACCTCGACGAGGACCTGCGCAACGTCGAGACGATCCTCGAACACGCCGCCAAGACACTGGACTTCGACCAGCCGGTCGGACTGATCCTGCTCGGAGTCGTCATCTTCATCGACGACGACTCCGAGGCGTACGGCATCGTGCGCCGCCTGCTCGACGCGCTGCCGGCCGGCAGCCATCTGGTCCTCTCGCACACGATCACCAGCCCGGAGATGCCCGACGTGGACGAGGCGGTGGCGTTCTGGAACGAGAACGGCACACCCAAGCTGACGCAGCGCACGCCCGAGCAAGTAGCCGGATTCTTCGAGGGTTTGGAGGTTCTCGCGCCCGGGGTGGTGTCGTGCAACCGCTGGCCTGCGGAGGAAGCGCCAGCGGGGGCCGGGGTCGAGGACGTGGCCATGTTCGGCGGGGTCGGCGTCAAGCGCTGA
- a CDS encoding NAD(P)H oxidoreductase, with amino-acid sequence MPHVLLVTGHPRNDSLTAQLARHAQERLTREGHTVDLLDLHAEGFDPRMTEADEPDWADRDKTYSDEVHAHMRRVQAADTIIVVFPLWWFGPPALVKGWIDRVWNHGFAYGRSRPRLAGKRMLWMSLVSYGREQFAELGWDETVTRTLRVGISEFCGIGDASVHFVYDSLNAGEAAFKETDAALDGLGFRSPGPSGPGPGPSGPGLLSA; translated from the coding sequence ATGCCGCACGTACTCCTCGTCACCGGTCATCCCCGCAACGATTCCCTGACCGCCCAACTCGCCCGGCACGCACAGGAACGCCTCACCCGCGAAGGCCACACCGTCGACCTCCTCGACCTGCACGCCGAGGGTTTCGACCCCCGGATGACCGAGGCCGACGAGCCGGACTGGGCGGATCGCGACAAGACGTACTCGGACGAGGTGCACGCCCATATGCGGCGCGTCCAGGCCGCCGACACGATCATCGTGGTCTTCCCGCTCTGGTGGTTCGGACCCCCGGCCCTGGTCAAGGGGTGGATCGACCGGGTGTGGAACCACGGGTTCGCCTACGGCCGCTCCCGCCCCCGCCTCGCGGGCAAGCGGATGCTGTGGATGAGCCTGGTCAGCTACGGGCGGGAGCAGTTCGCCGAGCTCGGCTGGGACGAGACGGTCACGCGCACGCTGCGGGTCGGCATCTCGGAGTTCTGCGGGATCGGCGACGCCTCGGTGCACTTCGTGTACGACTCGCTGAACGCGGGCGAGGCCGCGTTCAAGGAGACGGACGCCGCACTCGACGGCCTCGGCTTCAGGAGCCCCGGTCCCAGTGGCCCCGGCCCCGGTCCCAGTGGCCCCGGCCTCCTCAGCGCTTGA
- a CDS encoding NADP-dependent oxidoreductase: MPTTSTLTSREIRLASRPTGEPAPTDFEVATVGIPEPADGQILVRNTWMSVDPYMRGRMDDVPSYIPPFALGAALEGSAVGEVVASRAESVPVGATVSHFLGWREYAVLDAATATVIDTTLAPAPAYLGPLGTTGLTAYAALTRTAPVREGDVVFISAAAGAVGSVAGQLARELGASRVIGSAGGSAKTKKLLDTFGYDAAIDYRQGGIPEQLAQAAPDGIDVYLDSVGGDHLEAAIGAIRTGGRIALVGAISGYNTTAPAPGPDNLFRAATHEATLRGMLVSSHFDLFPEWIGKAAGLLADGSLRTEQTVVDGIEQAPDAFLGVLRGANTGKMLVRLAPAQDQGPEAS, from the coding sequence ATCCCCACCACCTCCACCCTCACCTCCCGCGAAATCCGCCTCGCCTCCCGCCCCACCGGCGAACCCGCCCCCACCGACTTCGAGGTGGCGACCGTCGGCATCCCCGAGCCCGCCGATGGGCAGATCCTGGTCCGCAACACCTGGATGTCCGTGGACCCGTACATGCGGGGCCGCATGGACGACGTCCCCTCCTACATCCCGCCCTTCGCACTCGGCGCCGCCCTCGAAGGCAGCGCGGTCGGCGAGGTCGTCGCGTCCCGCGCCGAGAGCGTGCCGGTGGGCGCGACCGTCTCGCACTTCCTCGGGTGGCGCGAGTACGCCGTCCTTGACGCCGCCACCGCCACCGTCATCGACACCACGCTCGCCCCGGCCCCCGCCTATCTCGGCCCTCTGGGCACCACAGGCCTGACCGCGTACGCGGCGCTCACCCGCACCGCCCCCGTCCGCGAGGGCGACGTCGTCTTCATCTCCGCGGCGGCGGGCGCGGTCGGCAGCGTCGCGGGACAGCTGGCCCGCGAGCTCGGCGCCTCCCGCGTGATCGGCTCGGCGGGCGGGTCTGCGAAGACCAAGAAGCTGCTCGACACGTTCGGCTACGACGCGGCCATCGACTACCGCCAGGGCGGCATACCCGAACAGCTCGCCCAGGCCGCCCCCGACGGCATCGACGTCTACCTGGACTCGGTCGGCGGCGACCACCTGGAGGCCGCCATCGGCGCCATCCGCACCGGCGGCCGCATCGCTCTCGTGGGCGCCATCAGCGGCTACAACACCACCGCACCCGCGCCAGGACCGGACAACCTGTTCCGTGCCGCCACCCACGAGGCGACCCTGCGCGGCATGCTCGTCAGCAGCCACTTCGACCTGTTCCCGGAGTGGATCGGCAAGGCCGCGGGCCTGCTCGCCGACGGCAGTCTGCGCACCGAACAGACCGTCGTCGACGGCATCGAGCAGGCGCCCGACGCCTTCCTCGGCGTACTGCGCGGCGCCAACACCGGCAAGATGCTCGTGCGCCTGGCACCGGCGCAGGACCAGGGACCGGAGGCCAGCTGA
- a CDS encoding AfsR/SARP family transcriptional regulator, producing the protein MRFEVLGPLTVRTADGAVVPVPEPKVRALLANLLIHQGRPVPADVLIDDLWGERLPSNPANSLQTKVSQLRRALEKAEPGARELVAYGPAGYLLRAPEGVAPEDLTDAARFMALTSRAYDSNATPEVPDVRTRIALLSEALTLWRGPAYADFRDAEFVRVAVARLEEQRLTAQEVRAELRLDAAAPGEHASIADELAELVAEQPLRERLRGAYMRALYLAGRPTEALDAYRDLRERLADDLGIDPGAELAALHEAMLRQSPELASPRADMAGPHPEPKAPPTPHTPRNTPRTNLPAQVTALVGRDDAAARVRELVGTARLVTLTGPGGVGKTRLALEAAAGLADDFEEGVWLVELAGTKHDVAETVAAALGIRDDPSPLHAEPPPPAPVPAPVPATNKTEPPKPHAHDDLDHASAASAASAASAAPATPTPTPALVRLLGRALAPRRMLLVLDNCEHVLEPVAVLLSELLRCAPELRVLATSQEPLALSGETVEAVAPLGEREALALFAERAAAAAPGFVLDAESTPDAVLICRRLDGIPLAIELAATRVRALGVHALAERLHDRFRLLNQVRRDAPARQRTLRAMIDWSWELLTAEEQGALRQLAVFGGSFTLDSAEAVYGASSTPRDVEGCGESRGTLAPRDADAPDVLDLITRLVDRSLLTTAPGADRAHGLRYRMLESVTAYSLERLDDAGETNDVRRRHAHHYADLAEHAAPQLLGPGQQQWLHRLDTEAVNLRAALEWAAADGDAALALRLANSLTWYWFLRGRLGEAERSLTQALMTKAPMTQALSLPPAVGTGTARARASACTARAALALLTGDDTPYADIGTDGPAEGADLRSRWLLAYARCGFNRTESEETQVDELLEEFRAADDRWGVAAALSTRATRALYRGDLVTLRRDAEASAALFAVLGDRWGQLQASEQLGVLAEIAADYEGAARLHRDGMRGAEELQLWTDVSFRLARLGRIALLTGDDTAATDFHERAARLAARHSHGPAQQFAETGLAIGARRLGELDTAEKYLLPWLAWNRRLGVPSGTALILAQLGYVAEQRGDAARAEELHREGLAVARRTGDERAVALALEGLAGARSLAHDHAGAAELLGTAAALREAAGSPLPSAERRDVDRAAQRSRTALGEDDYAAAYTRGHETRGHETRGHETRGHDTPAPDPTGPQEPEPASRR; encoded by the coding sequence ATGCGATTCGAGGTCCTTGGCCCGTTGACGGTGCGTACGGCGGACGGGGCGGTCGTCCCGGTTCCGGAGCCGAAGGTCCGCGCCCTGCTCGCGAATCTCCTGATCCACCAAGGGCGGCCGGTCCCTGCGGACGTGCTGATCGACGACCTCTGGGGCGAACGGCTGCCGAGCAACCCCGCCAACAGCCTCCAGACCAAGGTCTCCCAGCTGCGCAGGGCCCTGGAGAAGGCGGAACCGGGGGCGCGCGAACTCGTGGCGTACGGCCCTGCCGGGTATCTGCTGCGGGCCCCCGAGGGAGTGGCGCCGGAGGATCTGACGGACGCGGCCCGGTTCATGGCGCTGACGTCACGCGCGTACGACTCCAACGCCACCCCTGAGGTCCCTGACGTGCGGACGAGGATCGCCCTCCTCTCGGAGGCGCTGACGCTGTGGCGTGGACCGGCGTACGCGGATTTCCGCGACGCGGAGTTCGTGCGGGTGGCGGTGGCGCGCCTGGAGGAACAGCGGCTCACGGCGCAGGAGGTGCGGGCGGAACTGCGCCTGGACGCGGCCGCCCCTGGCGAACACGCGTCCATAGCGGATGAGTTGGCGGAACTGGTGGCCGAGCAGCCGCTGCGGGAGAGGCTGCGGGGCGCGTACATGAGGGCCCTGTACTTGGCGGGGCGCCCGACGGAGGCGCTGGACGCCTACCGTGACCTGCGCGAGCGCCTGGCCGACGACCTGGGCATAGACCCCGGAGCGGAACTCGCCGCTCTCCACGAGGCGATGCTCCGCCAGTCCCCGGAACTGGCCTCACCGAGGGCGGATATGGCGGGCCCACACCCCGAGCCGAAGGCACCGCCGACACCGCACACCCCTCGCAATACCCCTCGCACGAACCTGCCCGCCCAGGTGACTGCTCTCGTGGGCCGGGATGACGCCGCGGCCCGGGTGCGGGAACTGGTCGGAACGGCACGGCTCGTCACCCTGACGGGGCCTGGGGGCGTGGGCAAGACCCGGCTCGCGCTGGAGGCGGCGGCAGGGCTCGCGGATGACTTCGAGGAGGGCGTCTGGCTGGTGGAACTGGCCGGCACGAAGCACGACGTAGCCGAGACGGTCGCCGCGGCACTCGGCATCAGGGACGACCCCTCACCCCTCCACGCCGAGCCACCACCCCCGGCCCCAGTCCCAGCCCCAGTCCCAGCCACCAACAAAACCGAGCCACCAAAGCCACACGCTCACGATGACCTGGACCATGCCTCAGCTGCCTCAGCTGCCTCAGCTGCCTCAGCTGCCCCGGCCACCCCCACCCCCACCCCTGCCCTCGTGCGTCTCCTAGGCCGAGCTCTTGCCCCGCGTCGCATGCTCCTTGTGCTCGACAACTGCGAGCATGTGTTGGAGCCCGTGGCCGTGCTGCTTTCCGAACTGCTGCGGTGCGCCCCGGAGTTGCGCGTGCTCGCCACCAGTCAGGAGCCTCTCGCCCTCTCCGGCGAGACCGTCGAAGCCGTCGCGCCGCTCGGGGAGCGTGAGGCCTTGGCCTTGTTCGCCGAGCGGGCCGCCGCTGCCGCGCCCGGCTTCGTGCTGGATGCGGAGAGCACCCCCGACGCCGTCCTCATCTGCCGCCGCCTCGACGGCATCCCGCTCGCCATCGAACTGGCCGCCACCCGCGTACGCGCCCTCGGCGTGCACGCCCTCGCCGAGCGCCTGCACGACCGGTTCCGGCTGCTCAACCAGGTGCGCAGAGACGCCCCCGCCCGCCAACGCACCCTGCGCGCGATGATCGACTGGAGCTGGGAGCTGCTGACCGCGGAGGAACAGGGAGCCCTGCGTCAACTAGCCGTCTTCGGCGGCAGTTTCACTCTGGACTCGGCCGAAGCTGTGTACGGCGCCAGCAGCACGCCGCGTGACGTGGAGGGCTGCGGCGAATCCCGCGGCACCCTCGCTCCCAGAGACGCCGACGCACCAGACGTACTGGACCTCATCACCCGCCTCGTCGACCGCTCCCTCCTCACCACGGCGCCCGGAGCCGACCGTGCCCACGGCCTTCGCTACCGCATGCTCGAATCCGTCACCGCCTACAGCCTCGAACGGCTCGACGATGCGGGGGAGACGAACGACGTGCGCCGCCGCCACGCCCACCACTACGCCGACCTCGCCGAACACGCCGCCCCCCAACTCCTCGGCCCCGGCCAACAGCAGTGGCTGCACCGCCTCGACACCGAAGCCGTCAACCTGCGCGCCGCACTCGAATGGGCCGCGGCCGACGGCGACGCAGCCCTCGCGCTGCGCCTGGCCAACTCCCTGACCTGGTACTGGTTCCTGCGCGGCCGCCTCGGCGAAGCCGAGCGCTCCCTGACCCAGGCACTGATGACCAAGGCACCGATGACCCAGGCACTGAGCCTGCCCCCGGCCGTGGGCACCGGCACGGCACGAGCCCGCGCCTCCGCCTGCACGGCCCGCGCCGCCCTCGCCCTGCTCACCGGCGACGACACCCCCTACGCGGATATCGGCACCGACGGCCCCGCCGAGGGCGCCGATCTCCGGTCCCGCTGGCTCCTGGCCTACGCCCGCTGCGGTTTCAACCGTACGGAGAGCGAGGAGACCCAGGTCGACGAGCTCCTGGAGGAGTTCCGCGCGGCGGACGACCGCTGGGGCGTGGCCGCCGCCCTCAGCACCCGCGCCACCCGGGCCCTCTACCGCGGCGACCTCGTCACCCTGCGCCGCGACGCCGAGGCCAGCGCCGCCCTGTTCGCCGTACTCGGCGACCGCTGGGGTCAGTTGCAGGCCTCCGAGCAGTTGGGCGTGCTCGCCGAGATCGCCGCCGACTACGAGGGCGCCGCCAGGCTCCACCGCGACGGCATGCGCGGTGCGGAGGAGCTCCAGCTGTGGACCGACGTGTCCTTCCGCCTCGCCCGCCTCGGCCGCATCGCCCTTCTCACCGGTGACGACACCGCGGCCACCGACTTCCACGAGCGCGCCGCACGCCTCGCCGCGCGGCACTCGCACGGGCCCGCGCAGCAGTTCGCCGAGACGGGCCTCGCCATCGGCGCCCGCCGCCTCGGTGAGCTCGACACCGCGGAGAAGTACCTCCTGCCCTGGCTCGCCTGGAACCGCCGCCTCGGCGTCCCGTCCGGCACCGCGCTGATCCTGGCCCAGCTCGGCTACGTCGCCGAACAGCGCGGTGACGCGGCGCGCGCGGAGGAACTCCACCGGGAGGGCCTCGCCGTGGCCCGCCGCACGGGCGACGAGCGCGCGGTCGCCCTCGCCCTCGAAGGCCTGGCCGGAGCCCGCTCCCTCGCGCACGACCACGCCGGCGCCGCCGAACTCCTCGGCACCGCGGCCGCCCTCCGCGAGGCGGCAGGCAGCCCCCTGCCGTCCGCCGAGCGCCGCGACGTGGACCGCGCCGCACAACGCTCCCGCACCGCCCTCGGCGAGGACGACTACGCGGCCGCATACACCCGCGGCCACGAGACCCGCGGCCACGAGACCCGCGGCCACGAGACCCGTGGCCACGACACCCCCGCCCCGGACCCGACCGGCCCCCAGGAACCAGAACCAGCGTCCCGCCGGTGA
- the rocD gene encoding ornithine--oxo-acid transaminase has protein sequence MSSTEEFITSAEAHSAHNYHPLPIVVASAEGAWMTDVEGRRYLDMLAGYSALNFGHGNRRLIDAAKAQLERVTLTSRAFHHDRFAEFCTRLAELCGKEMVLPMNTGAEAVETAVKTARKWGYQVKGVPDGRAKIVVARDNFHGRTTTIVSFSTDQEARADFGPYTPGFEIVPYGDLTALRAAVTENTVAVLLEPIQGEAGVLVPPAGYLAGVRELTRERNVLFMADEIQSGLGRTGRTFACEHEGVVPDVYILGKALGGGVVPVSAVVADADVLGVFKPGEHGSTFGGNPLACAVALEVVAMLSSGEFQQRATELGEHLHAELGLLAGTGAVTQVRGRGLWAGVDIEPSHGTGRDISEKLMDRGVLVKDTHGSTIRIAPPLVISKEDLDWGLDQLRAVLA, from the coding sequence GTGTCGAGTACCGAAGAGTTCATCACCTCGGCCGAAGCGCACAGCGCGCACAACTACCATCCGCTGCCCATCGTGGTGGCGTCGGCGGAGGGTGCCTGGATGACGGACGTCGAGGGGCGCCGCTACCTCGACATGCTGGCCGGGTATTCGGCGCTGAATTTCGGGCACGGCAACCGCCGCCTGATCGACGCGGCCAAGGCGCAGCTGGAGCGGGTGACGCTCACCTCGCGGGCCTTCCACCACGACCGGTTCGCCGAGTTCTGTACGCGGCTCGCGGAGCTGTGCGGCAAGGAGATGGTGCTGCCGATGAACACCGGGGCGGAAGCGGTGGAGACGGCGGTGAAGACCGCGAGGAAGTGGGGGTATCAGGTCAAGGGCGTACCCGACGGGCGGGCGAAGATCGTCGTCGCCCGCGACAACTTCCACGGGCGGACCACGACCATCGTCAGTTTCTCGACGGACCAGGAGGCGCGGGCGGACTTCGGTCCGTACACGCCGGGTTTCGAGATCGTGCCGTACGGCGATCTGACGGCGCTGCGGGCCGCCGTCACGGAGAACACCGTGGCCGTGCTCCTCGAACCGATCCAGGGAGAGGCCGGGGTTCTGGTGCCGCCGGCCGGTTATCTGGCGGGCGTGCGGGAGTTGACGCGGGAGCGGAACGTCCTCTTCATGGCGGACGAGATCCAGTCGGGGCTCGGCAGGACGGGCAGGACGTTCGCGTGCGAGCACGAGGGCGTGGTCCCGGACGTGTACATCCTGGGCAAGGCGCTCGGCGGGGGCGTCGTGCCGGTGTCGGCGGTGGTGGCGGACGCGGATGTGCTGGGGGTGTTCAAGCCGGGCGAGCACGGGTCGACGTTCGGCGGCAATCCGCTGGCGTGCGCGGTGGCGTTGGAGGTCGTCGCGATGCTGAGCTCGGGCGAGTTCCAGCAGCGGGCCACCGAGCTGGGCGAGCATCTGCACGCCGAGCTGGGGCTCCTTGCCGGTACGGGCGCGGTGACGCAGGTGCGGGGCCGTGGGCTGTGGGCGGGCGTCGACATCGAGCCGTCGCACGGCACGGGCCGCGACATCTCCGAGAAGCTGATGGACCGGGGTGTGCTGGTCAAGGACACCCACGGGTCGACGATCCGGATCGCTCCGCCGCTGGTGATCAGCAAGGAGGACCTGGACTGGGGGCTCGATCAACTGCGGGCCGTGCTGGCCTAG